A segment of the Lycium ferocissimum isolate CSIRO_LF1 chromosome 10, AGI_CSIRO_Lferr_CH_V1, whole genome shotgun sequence genome:
taaaaaaaaatgaataagaaGACACACATATAGGGTAAAGATTAGAATATCAAGAGGCAGAGGAGTTAACCACTGTAGTTACTAGTGATTAATATGAAGAATAAATACACATTAAAAATAAGTGTAATTGAAAATTGTGGTAGGATTGACGCTTAAAAACGGCTTTTCACTTCTGCATTAAGATTTGCTCAACAAACGTGGGTAGACTTAGGGAAAAAAGGGGATAAAACGACTTTTGTCTTTATTGTAAAAATACAATTAATGTACCAATAAATATGCTGTCATGGCCCATGGGCTTTGTACGTGTGCTGACTTTTGTCGAAGGAATATTTAATTTGTTAAGCTTTTATTAATCAAATCAGTTAGTGGATTATTATGTagagaaatggagggaaaatgccaaaaaaaaaaaagaaaaaaaaaagagagaaataaaagaaatagtaATGGAGGCCAAAAGAGGTGCCACATTACCTTATCTATctctagctttatattatatacagATATAGATTAAACCCAATAATTATGAGGGTGTTTGACAGTCTTTTTTGGTTTATCTACGTATTTGATAAcatcaaaaatatttataactcAAAAGTGTTTATCGATTAAACGTCATAAGGTGGTCAcacataatttataattttgcAACTTATAAGCATTTTTTGTTTGGTCAAACTTGTCACAATTTTATCCTAATCCTCTGTAACTTTTGAAATAACCTTCCTAAACATTTATTCTTTCTCTCTATTCCATTTCATTATTCATCCCttttttgtataaaaatattttaaaatttatacttttgtaaataactttaagcccatccaaacaggctcttattTGACTAGGACATATCGGGGATCTCAGCAATCAATACCAAGAACTCTACAAAAGAGCTAGTCGTTGTTACAAGTTATAACATTATGCTCGAACCTAAATAATCAGCAATTACATACACTCAACCATTGTATTACTAAAACATTTCAAAAGGTCCTAAGAAGCAAATGACTGTCAAAGGATGTTCATAACCACACAGATTCATAGAatttgtttgaaaaagaaaaaaccaacTAGATAAAAACCCTTCTGCATCCAGAATCAACCCGCAACACTACTTCGACTTAGGCCTGTAAATGAAGGATGTTAGggaaaaagaggaaattcaatTATGTACACAGCAACTTTGCAACACCAACTTTTATTAATTAAGAACCTTATCAAATTACCTTATTGGCAATGTTGTTAGAAAGCCAATCGAGTCCCTCTCCAGATGTTGCACAAGTGCTCTGGATGTACCTGAATATAGCAAAGGGCAAATATTTAGCACGTCTTGAACAGAACAGTATATTTGTTGCATGTTATGGCAGAGCGGCTTACCAGTGACGCTGCCTGAGGGAGTGGAGTCCAAGTTTATCAGTTATTTCAGCAGCATTCATTGCATTAGGAAGATCTTGTTtgttagcaaaaaaaaaaaaaaaaaaaaaaaaaaaaaatggcaacaaaattatttttgttatcatagattgattattgttgcaaaaggtacttttgacaacaattttttttttgttgccaaaagtactttttgcaacaataatcaatattatggcaacaaaattaaattccttggcaacaaaaaagttcattcttaaaaataaaactaagttgttgccaaatattaaattttttgttttcatttctctactttcttgtagtgacaAGCAGCACAGCGTCCCCAAGCTCATCCTATAGGAACAACAATACAGCCCACATGTCAGTCAACAAAGGTTAAACTCAATTCAAAGGATCACCAAgttcatttttttcactttctggTCTAATGAATAACGGGAAGTAGATATCTGACAATAAGAAAAATACGGGTGTAAGTAGTAAGAGAACTTAGACTGTGGTTTCTACGTACATTCCTCCCATATCGAACCTCTCCTTGCCTATTTTGCCTGTGTTCTTTTAAAGCAACAATGGACTCATACAATCATATAGTGCAGTAAAAAATTGTGCAAATTATTATAAAGCTTCTGCTTTGTTTCAAATGTCTGCTATACATTCCACCAATGATAACTTTTACAAAGCAATGTATCTAagggaaaaagggtcaaatagtAAAATGCAAAACAATGAAGACAGAAGATCTGGCTCTAATTTGGaacttaaaagagttaaaatcGTATTAGGTGTAAgccaatacttttttttttttctttggcaacTGAGAATTCCCAGAAGATTTGAACTTGGAGGATAATGGCCTGCCCCTCTACCCCTATCGACTTAAATACAAGACATCAGTTTGGGTCAGTGCCTAACCCACACATCACGTGATGTGCTCTTGCCACTAGCAACTAGACCGACCTCTAGGCGGTAAGTGTTAGCCAACATTACCACAGgtgatttatttttcttttaactcAGACTGAACTTGACTATCCTCCTTTTCAAAAGATAGGGAGTTAATTTCTAGTAGTtacaggttttttttttttttgaattagtCCTCCTCTGCCCTTATCAACTTAAATACAAGACTTCTGTTTGGGCCAGTGTTTGAACCGATGACGTGTGCCTAATCCATCCATCACGTGATGTGCTCTTGCCACTAGCAACTAGACCAACCCCTAGGCGGTAGGTGTAAGCCAACATTACCACAGGTgatttagttttcttttaacTCAGACTGAACTTGACTAATTTTTACCTGCTCTGCAAATGGAGCAGGTGGAGTAGTTTGTACAGCTTGAAGAACGTTATCATAAGTAACGCGATTAGGCTCAAACAGGAGCATGCCAGTATTGAAGTACAAGGGAGGAGCTGATGAACCGGCAGGCCAAGTAATCGTATTCTTTTTATCAGGACAATGTTGTTGGCAATACCCAACGGAATACTGAATCGAATGGTTCCATTCTTTCTCGCAGAAACTATCCATCACTGCGTACAAGTATCCATTTGGTGTGTCGTCTAAGAGATGATCGATGATTTCGTATACTTGAATGTCTGCGTCTAAGTATACCATCTTCTCGTATTCCACAAGCTGCGATATACCATTAAGATTATTTGTAAATTCACATTGAAAAGTTTGGAGATGTGTAAAAATTGGCCTCAAAGTTAAAGAGTAAACTATATATTctgcttttttgtttttcattttgatACTTTAACGCACTTTTTCACCATTTTCTAAGGTAGGGTCAATCAAGACAGAAAAGCTTCTATCCCATTAAGGTAGGgataagttaaaattattttgttatgtatatatcttACACGTCGTATTTACCCTGCCTCGCCATCTTTGTACTTATGAATTACACCtttgggtatgttattgtttttgtttgatACTTTGGAGTAACTATATTTTAAAGGTCATGTTTCGTTGGCTTAGCTTGACGTCCGACttcttttttaatctttaaAGAAGACTCTTTGAGTCATTTCTTTAGAAGACGTTTAACTTTTGTCTTCATGTATCGAAGATTAACAAATCGAAGATTCCATTTAGAAATTTGATTAGTTTTAAAATGTAAGAGTTAATTAACTCCCGCCCCCTTCCCCACGAGAACATTactaattattaaaaaataatacttcCTTTTACTCAATTTATGTAATCTGGGCATAGACCATGGAGTttaagaattaaaaagaaaaaaaaaaaaaaaaaagggattgtTGATGCCTTGTGGTGTAAACTATATCATAGATTTTTATGTGCTTATAgttcatttcattaagggtaaattaaaatttttaaataaaattattgtaaatatatagagtcttattcttttttaagacagactaagaaggaaagaatatcatataaaatgaaacaaataGAGTATCGGAAAATGAAAAGGCAAGACTAATGCTGATTAAATGTATTTgcatatatacatttatattcCATAAACGGAGCTTGGAGCCTTGGAGTAGTTGATGACATAATTGGCCGCAACAAATTGAATTTGGTGCTTAGGAGGATAAATTGGCTTAATTTCACGAACAATGCAACCTTGCGTATGATTTTCCGATGCTCCTCCGGCACGTCGGGCAAGACGGCCGCCACGAGAGGGTACACACTCTTCGCCTTTCGCAAACTCTTTGCCAATCCAACAACTCCTTTCACGTAATCTCCATTTCAGGCCAAAAATGTCACGTACGCCTTCTTGGCGCGACTCGTGCTAAGAGTTGAGACATTTTTAGAGTCGGAAAAGATATCTACAGATAATGCTCCAGCCATTTAtaagaattatggaagtgtaaAGCTTATAGCAATGTTAAGGACCGGTTGATGGCTTTAAATAGGATCGGAAGAATGGCACATGCATGTCAAATGAACaccaaatgaaatggaaatgcaACAACTtcactttcatttcatttttctaaaTAAGTTCGTTTGTTACTCcatctatttcaatttatatgatatgggttgaattattaaaaaatctaaggaaaaaatgaatatCTATTTAAGTTGAGGTTTTAACTGTGTCAATATTTGTgtgtttataaattttttgaaacttgCAATTTTAAACATGCCATATTATTTATGTAACTATTAAAACTTCTCGTTAGaaataatacaaaaaattaaattaaattattcacaaatatataaatgtacCATTCTTTTTTTGAAACGAATCGAGGAATAAATTATGTCATAAAATTGAACAGATAGGGGAGAAAAGCATGAGAAAGGGGCGATAAAACGTCATGTGTTCGTCGTCAGCTTAAATTATTTTAGGTTTATCACTTGAACCAACGACTAATAGGAGATTGGTAAAGGTTATAgtcattttaaaatataatggtCACGATGTTGAttgttttttgttgtattttactttttaaacTATTTTGTAAATCTAGCTAAGTGATAgaaaggagaaggaaagactgaATGTCTCTATCACTTGGAATAAAAAAGGATTTCTTCGGTAGTTAAAGTGAAGCTATCCTAcctgtggaaaaaaaaaacttttgtcctttgaatattgaattgaattagttGCAACCAAAATCCATCCATCAATTGGATTTATTGGAAGTTTATGTTTGAATTCCAAATTGTGCATTCTAATATGTTTGGATATCTTCTCTTGTTTATTACGAttaaacctctctataatggcaGCATTTGAAGTTTTGATCTCACCTAGCTATTATAAACAAAAATacgtaaaaatttatttttctatactttttatgttataaatgaaaacaaaatacttattaattttaaaatctcaattaattttcatatttcattaattaagaattgaagtgactaataaatccataactagttatACCGTatcgataaagaattaaaacctaaggaacatatgcatttaaaattaattaaaaatttaaatatttcaagtagGACGTAGGAATTCTACAATTGTAAGTCGATTCGTGAATTCCCgtctcttagtgataatataacgcttgaattgacgaagatttttgtccaaactttcagcaaaaaTGAATTCATAGCTTTTCCTTgatgattaccataaatattttaatattttatttttatacatgatatatttCTTATACAATACTATTGCACTATATTTGAGTATGAcggttatagagaggtaattttacaaagagtgtaccgctataatgaatgtcactattgttatagagaagtaaaatataatatgaaaaTCGATTCCGAAGAAAATCAGATTGTTATAATGAAATAttgttataacgaatgacaattataaaGAAGTTTAACTAGTATATTTCTACCAACTTATTGTTACCATAATTTTACATTTTGGCGACCCTAGAAATCAGCTCGACAAACACAGGGGTCTAGCTCATCCAAAGGTGAACATTACTAGCCAAATGCCACGTGCCAGGCTCAAGTCAAAGGAAATCACTCCCACAAAAGTCAAGAAGCTATTGCACAATAAAGATTATAACCTACCCTTCCAGAATCTGCGtattgtgaaaaatatttttctggcAAAAATGCTTTTTAGTAGTCCGTGTTTGATTAATCAACTTAAAAACCACTTTTGCTAATGTTAGAGcagtttatattttattaattaattttaaatttacttttattaatgttagaataatAATTTATGCTTGATCAAGGTGTTCCAGAAAAGGATTATAGGgggaaatatatattttatcaccTTCTATTATACTCAAAcccactttttcttttcttttaaaagcttGAGAAAATAtcttaactttttaaaataaataattcttttttttatttaaaaaaaaacacttttgactTTCGAGAAGATATAGATTTTTGGAGACAAGAAAGGTTGGTTGAAAGCTATCTACAACATGATGATCAGTCGACCTGCAATGTTATGTAATTAGCCGAATATGCAAATGGCATGCACCGCTTCGATAGATCGTGTCCTATctttagggatatctttcttttgtcccataataagtgtcaccttaataaaaaacatatatattaagaaatcaataatgcaatgtgaagtttaccaaattattcttatataataaaaataaattatttttttctcttgattagATCATGCACAATTAGTAAATTTTTTGATGTTGGAAATCCAACTATACCaaattactatgtggcttttccaaCCATCATTTAGGTATTACTTTAAATTATCAGTctttgtctaagggtagaattgaaaaaagttagccaatttatgtcttgatttcctaagattacacttattatgaaataaattagttttgctaaagtgacacttattatgagacggagggagtaacttcTAGTACGATTAGATAATGGGTTCAAGCTGTTAACTAATCTCTTATCTTTGAATAATTAGAATAATTTATGTAACACACGAccaaacaaaaacaataactatGCTTTAGCCCCAGACAACACAAAACAAATCAGTCAAATCTTTCGGTAATTTTTCAAGCATTCCTTACTATTTTTAGCTTTTTACTTGCTTCCTTTTCCACATGTTTTTACTGTTTTCTTAGCTTCTAAAGTAGTTAATATTAGTCTAAATCCACTTTTCACACACAAGCTTTTATTAACGACTTGTTTGACTAGGAAATTTTCTTGAGAACCTACATTATTGGAGAACCAAAGGCCAAGGAAGAAATCAATAGCATCATGATAATCTCTCAGGTGGAACCAAAGTCTATCCATCCAAATGGGACCGATCAATACACGTGAGAACCTTCTTTGATACTAAAGCAGCTTGTTCACACAACGAACTCTTGTTCTTCCAAGGAATAGGAGCTTTGGTACAAAAAAGATCATTGGTCTTTGCAAACTTAAGGAGATATTTCAGTGCAATGAACAAAGAgtgcaaataaaaaaatggagCACACATAAAGGGTGCAAAATACGAAGAACTCCAATAAAGAGCTAGTCTTTGTTACAAGTTATAACATTATACTCGAACCTAAACAATCAACAATTACATACATCCATCCAACCATTGTATTACAAAAACATTTCCAAAAGGTCCTACTAAGAAGCAAATAACTGTCAAGGGATATTCATAACCACACAGATTCAGAGAATGACAAAGAaagaaaccaaaaagaaaaagaaactagaTAAAAAACCACCTGCATCCAGGGATCAACCCCCGACAACTCTACTTCAGCTTAGGCCTGTAAATGGAGGACGTTAGACAAAAAGTGAAAAGAGGAAATTCAATCGTACACAGCAAATTTGCCAACTTATCAAGTACCTTATTGGCAATGTTGTTAGAAAGCCAATCAAGCCCCTCATAAAGTCCCTCTCCAGATGTTGCACAAGTGCTCTGGATGTACCTGAATATAGCGAAGGGGCAAATATTTAGCATGTCTTTAACAGAAAGGGATGCTTGTCCCGTGTTATGGCAGAGAGCGCTTTACCAGTGACGCTGCCTGAGTGAGTGGAGTCCAAGCTTATCAGTTATTTCAGCAGCATTCATTGCATTAGGAAGATCTTGTTTGTTAGCAAAAACAAGCAGCACAGCATCCCGAAGCTCATCCTGGGAACATTTAGGAACAACATAGGTTAAACTCGATTCAAAGGATCATGAAATTCTTTTTGCACTTTCTGGTCTAGTGAATAACGGAAAGTAGATAACTGCcaataagaaaaaaagggggtgtAAAGCAGCAAGAGAACTAGGACtggtttttaaaaattcaaagcAGACTCAACTATCTTTACCTAGAATGAAGCTCACATCAAATTGAAAATTCTCAATCTAGAATTTAACAGGAAcattttgaagatttttttttcttaatgaaCTTAATTCTTAAAGGTCTCATCATCAACTCAGGAGTTCTAGCGTTAAAGAGGATGTGACAGTGAGAGTCATAAGCATTAATCGCTTCTCTTCTCAGAGAAGATGGCATCAGCCTTTAAAGAATTAAGTGGTACATAATCAACGCGGAATAACAACCACCTACACCCAAGAATATCAGATTGGTAGTAGCTTAGAAAATAAATGATGTGTTGCATACCTAAAGCAGTGTTGTCAAAAGCGCGCTTAAGCCCTAAAGTGAGGCTTAAACGTGTTGAGCGCTTtgcctcgctttatgtgcgcttcagtgtcatcatcaaggctctaagacatactttacCTTGCCAATGGGCCTCTCTTGAAGATgtgacactagataattgatatttcactttatcgtaatgtATTTACGaattctttgtccatatatttgttattcgtgcttattattattagtcttggattaaacatatgtatatttgtatttttgcaccaGCAAAGCTTTTTTCATGAAACACCatgctttatttgcgctttgcgcttaaagccccagctgatcttagagcttttttgcgcttttcgcttttgataacactgacCTAAAGCTGATCTAGTCAAACTTAATAGATTAGAGgttatattttatatcatccagTATAAATATTACACTTGTAACTTAAGTATTTTAAGTAAAGTTTGAGACTCATTCACATAACTTCATGTCATTTAGCTCAAAAGTTGTAGAAGCCAAATTTGACGCCAGCAAGAATTACACAAGTTACAAAGAGAGCGAGAATTATTACCTCATTCAACATCCTGTGCAATTCATCTCTTGCCTCCACAACACGGTCTCTGTCATTGCTATCAACCACAAAAATGAGACCCTGAGTGTTCTGGAAATAATGCCTCCACAATGGACGGATCTGCCAAAGCAAACATAAATAAGCTAGATCATTTAGATAATACTCCATGCAACATAAATAGAGCTACGAGCAAAACATAAATAAGAGTGATAAAGAGTGAAGAAGAGAGGCAGGACTAATTTTGTCTAACAGAGACCAAACTTTATGCCGAGTATAAGTCTTTGGATTAAAACAACAAGTATACCTTGTCCTGACCCCCGACATCCCAAACGGTGAAGCTGATGTTCTTGTATTCAACAGTTTCCACATTGAAACCTGAAAATTATCAATTAATTGTTGATGGCTCATCTTAGCAGCTATGTTATCGAATc
Coding sequences within it:
- the LOC132032927 gene encoding ADP-ribosylation factor 2 — encoded protein: MGLTFTKLFSRLFAKKEMRILMVGLDAAGKTTILYKLKLGEIVTTIPTIGFNVETVEYKNISFTVWDVGGQDKIRPLWRHYFQNTQGLIFVVDSNDRDRVVEARDELHRMLNEDELRDAVLLVFANKQDLPNAMNAAEITDKLGLHSLRQRHWYIQSTCATSGEGLYEGLDWLSNNIANKA